The Malus sylvestris chromosome 8, drMalSylv7.2, whole genome shotgun sequence genomic interval TGTACAAGCAAACTGCTTGATTTCCCCATTTGATCCGGGTTCTTGGCCCCCAAACTGATTGCAAGGGAAAGCTAGAATCTCAAATCCTGCAAACCAGCAACTATTACCACCTTAGCaactaagaaaataaattctCAATTAAAAGACTTTTGCTACAATGTTTCGTGGTCAAAGATGAATGAACAAACACAGCGCATTTGAAAGCTAATCCTCCCCGCACACACCCACCTTGATCACCAAAAAGAAGGTGACTTGTGTGACAAGAAAAAGCACTCACCCTTAAGGATCTAATTCCAGAACTAATCCAAAGGATCTCAAAAAATGCATAATATCGAATCTAATGCAAATTTTTGCGGAGAACAAACTGTTAAGGAAACTGAAAAACAGGGATTTCGCACAGTTGCAGAATACCTTGAGGTTTGTACTTCTCATACAAGTGTGACAGTTCTGAGTAATTTGAAGAAGTCAAGCCACTGAAATtcaaataaacaagttttggtCAATTCACAAGCATCTCAAACTTTCAGTCTTCCACACAGAACTTCCGGAAAATTCGatttacatataaataaatagttcaaactcaataaagaaaataataccaTCTTGAAGCAACATTGACAACCAAAAGAACCTTCCCCTTGAACTTGCTAAGAGGAACATCCTTACCATCAATATCCTGCATCAACAAAATTTCAGACATTAGTAAAGGTTGCTCCTTTGTACCGAAAGGTATCGGGTTTGAGTCGTGAAAACAGCCTCTTTGCAACACAGGGTAAAGCTGCGTACAACACACGTTCCGACCCTCGCAAAGAAGAGCGTTTTTGGCTTGGGGTCGCCCCCAGACAttagtgaaaaagaaaaaaccaaccACCTAGTTCAAATTTTCTAACTTCAGATTTGATTCTCTTGAACTTACAACATTACATgtataaaaatcaacaaaaatcccagaaagaaaactaaaaaacaaCATAATTTCATCAAATAATTAGGGTAAACGAAAAAGGATGCAATCTTTCaaggaaaatattattattttacataTACGCGTGAACACATACCTTGACAGTGAAATCATAGAGAGACCTTTCTGTAGCTGCTCTAGCATAAACACGCAAAGACCGAGATTTGATCAAAACCCCATTAAAATTCTCCGATTGCAAAGACAACCCATTTCGGAAAAGTGCTGATTTAGAAGACCCAAGTGAGGATTTGATCCAGCACGCCATGGAAGGGCATGAAGCTGAAGAATTCGAGcttatttttgcttttgcttgagAAAAACTCTGTAAAGGTGTTGAAAATGTTGCAGAGAAGGACATGGAAGCCATTGTTTTGCTGGTGAGGACTTTGGAACTCGGTGGAAATATGGGACTGGTAAGCCGTAGTGCTTGCTCTTCCCAATATATAGCTCGTCGTGTGAATGTGAGAATTTCTGGAATCCCTCCAAGTCTTCCTTCCGCGGAAGGTGTTTCCACACgtggtttttatttatatattcatttttaattaagtGGTTGTGTTTCTTTTCGGATGAtttgtgtttggtttttttctAGTTATTTTTCATCTCTCTTTTCGGTGTTTAATTAGGCCTAGCGGCACTTCGTGATTCATATTACGGTAAAGAAAGTTTTTTAATGGTCAATAAATGTTTTAAGTTTCGAATTTTATTGCTGACGAGTTTGATATTAACAATACAGATTCATATTTAAAAgaaattctaaaaaaattaaacgttttgtattttttttcttaaaagagAGACAACTAATGACAAGTCACAGTTATCCAATTTGAATTTCACCCTGTCTATGACCACCGTTATATTAAACATTTCATATTAACCCTACTTAAGAATCTTAAATCCCTCACCTTGAACATACCATAGTTCTTAttgtttttcaagtttatatatatatatatgaaaaatgaTTAGTTGATTATTTTATCACGCTACCCTTTCTAGGGCCAAGAAGACTCACATATGCATTTTTTAACCTCCCATAGCATCATCGTGTTATTCACCATTGCCAGAAATCAAATCAGAATTTGCCGCTAGTCTATAATTCACTCACAACCACTAAATCACCTcgtggtaatttttttttcaagttgttaagttgTACATACATGGCGGCTTGCTTATGAAATTTTCACATGCGAACATTATCACCTCAAACTCAAGTCAATTTAAGAAACGTTTTGATTGGATTACCTAAAATTCAAGTCAATTTAAGAAACGTTTT includes:
- the LOC126633337 gene encoding phospholipid hydroperoxide glutathione peroxidase, chloroplastic-like, encoding MASMSFSATFSTPLQSFSQAKAKISSNSSASCPSMACWIKSSLGSSKSALFRNGLSLQSENFNGVLIKSRSLRVYARAATERSLYDFTVKDIDGKDVPLSKFKGKVLLVVNVASRCGLTSSNYSELSHLYEKYKPQGFEILAFPCNQFGGQEPGSNGEIKQFACTRFKAEFPIFDKVDVNGPSTAPVYQFLKSSAGGFLGDIIKWNFEKFLVDKNGKVVERYPPTTSPFQIEKDIQKLVAA